The following proteins come from a genomic window of Eubalaena glacialis isolate mEubGla1 chromosome X, mEubGla1.1.hap2.+ XY, whole genome shotgun sequence:
- the LOC133082342 gene encoding A-kinase anchor protein 4-like, with product MSDNNIDWLHSHKSMCKVYLYSPTGQQDQDQKVICFVDVSTLNMEDKDSKGATGSNSRGDLNLESLEEEIIVIKDTEKQDSPKMEMSVCLFKQAPSNPGSVLNRLLSDLQKYTLCFQHALSPSSSSCRHKVGDTEGKCHKLPSGNCYRFYADQLKMDYVAKGPQGQHLEMTASKNTSNNQSPSTPPAKSPSNQRAVISPDGECSTDDPSFYVNRLSPPVIQMARKKIKEKLEGGSKCLHHSIYPPCGDKGKNSPRSAVSKITSETAHDAVEVTSAERRGTGEECREGGQKTFLYSELSNKSKGGDKQMCQRDNKEFADSISKMFMVYTNQVASDTMVSVMQNLKVHSSGKLIPACVVLRRVLLKHTKEIVSNLIDSCVKNLYNNTRVLMANSDFVSTVKRNLFNHGKQNTADIIEAMLKRLVCALLGEKKETKSQSSSHASLKAGCHDPKCKNQSLEFSAMKAEMKGKDKGKMKPEECKSLTSAEKVSEHTLKESLTMWNQNQGNQGKMAGKACANKEEKREKISLSMDSLAKDLIFSALRLIQYYLTQQAKGKDAFKDCPGSTTGYMTQSDQYKKCRGSQSAKALSMKHLESRGAPESSTSLKENQHLDSQRLDMSNIVLSLIQTLLSESSFNCGDLCEGENKRSESRTDKGATMSKRPDKGEEQCQDNQELDFISGMKQVNRQFIDQLVESVMKLCLIMAKYSNNGAALAELEEQAALANNPNYQAGGPRCSHDAAMSQNYEDSPGPEVIVNNQCSTSSLQKQLQAVLQWIAASQFNIPMLYFMGDDAGQLKKLPEVSAKAAEKGYSVRDLPQEVMKFTKEQPRDEAVGNRLENNC from the exons atGTCTGATAATAATATTGACTGGTTACATAGCCACAAGAGCATGTGCAAGGTATATCTCTACAGCCCAACAGGACAGCAAGATCAGGACCAGAAAGTG ATATGCTTTGTTGATGTGTCCACCCTCAATATGGAAGATAAAGATTCTAAG GGTGCTACTGGTTCCAATTCAAGAGGTGACTTAAACCTGGAGAGTCTGGAAGAAGAAATTATTGTGATCAAGGATACTGAGAAGCAAGACTCACCTAAG atGGAGATGTCAGTGTGCCTTTTCAAACAAGCTCCTTCTAATCCTGGAAGTGTCCTCAATCGTCTACTCAGTGATCTTCAGAAGTACACCTTGTGTTTCCAACATGCACTTAGCCCCTCATCCTCCAGCTGTAGACATAAAGTAGGAGACACAGAGGGCAAATGTCACAAACTGCCCTCTGGGAACTGCTACAGATTCTATGCCGatcaactgaaaatggattacGTGGCCAAAGGACCTCAAGGCCAACATCTGGAAATGACAGCGTCCAAAAACACCAGCAATAACCAGAGTCCTTCCACCCCACCAGCCAAATCTCCTAGCAATCAGAGGGCAGTTATTTCCCCTGATGGAGAATGTTCTACGGATGACCCTTCCTTCTATGTCAACCGACTATCTCCTCCGGTGATCCAGATGGCCCGTAAGAAAATCAAGGAGAAGTTGGAAGGTGGAAGCAAATGTCTTCATCATTCAATCTATCCACCCTGTGGGGACAAAGGGAAAAACAGCCCTCGTAGTGCTGTGAGCAAGATCACTTCTGAAACGGCCCATGATGCTGTGGAAGTGACCTCTGCAGAAAGGCGGGGCACCGGGGAGGAGTGTAGGGAAGGTGGCCAAAAAACCTTTCTGTATAGTGAATTATCCAACAAGAGCAAAGGTGGAGACAAACAGATGTGCCAAAGAGACAACAAAGAATTTGCAGATTCGATCAGCAAAATGTTCATGGTTTACACAAATCAAGTGGCATCTGACACGATGGTCTCTGTTATGCAGAACTTGAAAGTTCATAGCTCTGGGAAGCTAATTCCAGCTTGTGTGGTCCTGCGGAGGGTGCTGTTAAAACACACCAAGGAAATTGTGTCCAATTTGATTGACTCGTGCGTGAAGAACCTATATAATAACACCAGGGTCCTGATGGCCAACTCAGACTTTGTCTCAACTGTCAAGAGGAATCTGTTCAACCATGGGAAACAAAACACTGCTGATATCATAGAGGCCATGCTGAAGCGTCTTGTCTGTGctcttcttggggaaaaaaaggaaactaagtcTCAGAGTTCGTCACATGCATCTTTGAAAGCTGGGTGCCATGATCCCAAATGCAAGAACCAAAGTCTCGAATTCTCAGCTATGAAGGCTGAGATGAAGGGGAAGGACAAAGGCAAAATGAAACCAGAGGAGTGCAAGTCATTGACCAGTGCCGAGAAAGTCAGTGAACATACCCTCAAGGAGAGCCTGACAATGTGGAACCAAAATCAAGGCAATCAAGGCAAGATGGCTGGCAAAGCATGCGCCaataaggaggaaaagagagagaagatcaGCCTTTCCATGGATTCACTGGCAAAGGACTTGATTTTCTCTGCCCTTAGGCTGATCCAATACTATCTGACCCAGCAGGCCAAGGGCAAAGATGCATTTAAAGACTGTCCTGGTTCTACCACTGGCTATATGACTCAGAGTGACCAATACAAAAAGTGCAGAGGTAGCCAAAGTGCCAAGGCACTTTCAATGAAACATCTAGAATCTCGTGGAGCACCTGAATCATCCACCTCTCTAAAGGAGAATCAACACCTGGACTCCCAGAGGCTGGATATGTCAAACATCGTTCTGTCACTGATTCAAACACTGCTTAGTGAGAGCTCCTTCAACTGCGGAGATCTATGTGAAGGTGAGAACAAACGTTCTGAGTCCAGGACAGACAAAGGAGCCACCATGTCCAAGAGGCCTGACAAAGGGGAAGAACAATGCCAGGACAATCAAGAACTTGACTTTATCAGTGGGATGAAGCAAGTGAACCGACAATTTATAGATCAACTGGTAGAATCTGTGATGAAGCTGTGCCTTATCATGGCTAAGTATAGCAACAATGGGGCAGCCCTTGCTGAGTTGGAAGAACAAGCAGCCTTGGCCAACAACCCCAACTACCAGGCCGGTGGCCCCAGATGTAGTCACGATGCTGCGATGTCACAGAACTATGAAGACTCTCCTGGACCTGAAGTCATTGTCAATAATCAGTGCTCAACAAGTAGCTTGCAAAAGCAGCTCCAGGCTGTCCTGCAGTGGATTGCGGCCTCACAATTTAACATACCCATGCTCTACTTCATGGGAGATGATGCTGGACAACTGAAGAAG